DNA sequence from the Candidatus Limnocylindrales bacterium genome:
GTCCATCCATAGCTTGGCAACATCCCAGCCGCCTTGACCAGCGATCTCGGCAAATCGCTCAGGCGTGTGCTTCCAGCTGTCCTCGGTGTGGATGAGCTCGCCGCGCTCGAACGAGAGGCTGCAGCCGGCGACGCGCACCTGCTGCTCGCACGTCGATTCGAGAAACATCCGCATGCGGCCGCTGGCGCCGTCCCAGTGCGCGCGATGACGGAAGCGGCGCAGCGAGAAATCCGCGCCGTACTCGCGATTGAGGCGCCGCAGCATGTTGAGGTTGAAACGGGCCGTGACGCCGCGGCTGTCGTCGTAGGCGGGTACCAGGACGGACTCGGGCTTGCGCAGGTCGACGCCAATGAGCGCAAGCGAGGCATGACGCCGCAGCGATGCCAGCAGGCGCGCGGCATCGGCGGGAGCGAGGTTGCCGATGGTGGAACCGGGAAAGAAGACGAAGCAGCGCTCGGGTGTGCGGCGCGGCCTCGGCAGGATCCACCGGCGCATGAAGTCGGCGTCGACCGGCAGCACCTCCACCT
Encoded proteins:
- the egtD gene encoding L-histidine N(alpha)-methyltransferase — encoded protein: MQQTTLLQKPAAAAVFAGDPLLAELLRGLRARNKRLPPKYFYDARGSALFEEITRLPEYYLTRTERSIMNAHVGEMAAAVGARACMIEPGSGSGEKAEQLLAALEDPVAFVPVEVASAHLAASVRRLRQRFPQVEVLPVDADFMRRWILPRPRRTPERCFVFFPGSTIGNLAPADAARLLASLRRHASLALIGVDLRKPESVLVPAYDDSRGVTARFNLNMLRRLNREYGADFSLRRFRHRAHWDGASGRMRMFLESTCEQQVRVAGCSLSFERGELIHTEDSWKHTPERFAEIAGQGGWDVAKLWMDEREWFGVYLLRRGV